A single region of the Thioalkalivibrio nitratireducens DSM 14787 genome encodes:
- a CDS encoding PhoX family protein — MSRNLVRGQPIDHGDGDEPMSNPSQAPHFQQILTARMNRRTVLKGSLSAAIAGLFGSAALQGCGSGSSSGAGRESPMLLGFEAIPVSEDDTVHVAPGYSTQVLAEWGRSVSNPGILYDLPLTGAQQGDAIGSHHDGMHFFPIEATDPYEGSSTDGLLVMNHEYVEPRYMHASAIGQELTRSQVPTYMDGGSVRRVADEVLTEMNGHGVSVLRVQKQVNGTWAVVADARNRRVTALTPMEIRGPVRGTDFVRTKFSPDGTMTRGTINNCAHGVTPWNTYLTCEENWAGYFRNRDNSGDDQPREHQRYGVRAGISRYGWELADADPASNQEAYARFNAAPLAASASDDYRNEPNAFGWVVEIDPFGPSSVPIKRTHLGRFAHEGVVFQPAVEGQPVVLYSGDDARNEYIYKFVSAQPYHRATAGGHLLDSGTLYVARFHEDGTGEWLPLIWGQGLLVPQPINQGEDPDCTCFHSQADVLVNTRLAADRVGATPMDRPEWGAVDPNSGEVYFTLTNNTSRSEGQTDSANPRGPNPHGHIIRWREDDNNPAATTFTWDIFAMAGDASGDPISGGVDGAGNPLTGDNIFSSPDGLWIDPDSRIWIQMDMSESVMNVSPVYAMMGNNGMLAANPFTGEIRRFLTGSLGQEITGVISTSDQRTLFINQQHPGATVSAADFASGDIAGKGNWPLGGNHYGRSATVVITKDDGGVIGT, encoded by the coding sequence ATGAGCAGGAACCTTGTACGCGGGCAACCGATCGATCATGGCGATGGCGACGAGCCCATGAGCAACCCGAGCCAGGCGCCCCACTTCCAGCAGATCCTGACCGCTCGCATGAACCGTCGGACAGTCCTGAAGGGCAGTCTCTCAGCGGCGATCGCCGGGCTGTTCGGTTCGGCCGCGCTCCAGGGCTGCGGATCCGGATCGAGTTCGGGTGCAGGCCGCGAGTCGCCGATGCTGCTCGGCTTTGAAGCCATCCCGGTCAGCGAGGACGACACGGTGCATGTGGCCCCTGGGTACAGCACTCAGGTGCTTGCCGAGTGGGGACGTTCGGTCAGCAACCCGGGGATCCTCTACGATCTGCCGCTGACCGGGGCACAGCAGGGCGATGCCATCGGATCGCACCACGACGGCATGCACTTTTTCCCGATCGAGGCCACGGATCCCTACGAGGGCAGTTCCACGGATGGCCTGCTGGTGATGAACCACGAGTATGTCGAACCGCGCTACATGCACGCGTCGGCGATCGGTCAGGAGTTGACCCGGAGTCAGGTTCCGACCTACATGGATGGGGGCTCGGTCCGGCGCGTGGCGGATGAAGTGCTGACGGAAATGAACGGCCACGGCGTCTCCGTGCTGCGCGTCCAGAAGCAGGTGAACGGAACCTGGGCCGTCGTGGCCGACGCGCGCAACCGCCGCGTGACGGCGCTGACGCCGATGGAAATTCGCGGGCCGGTGCGCGGCACCGATTTCGTGCGAACCAAATTCAGCCCCGACGGGACGATGACCCGCGGCACCATCAACAACTGCGCGCACGGCGTGACTCCCTGGAACACCTACCTGACCTGTGAGGAGAACTGGGCCGGGTACTTCCGCAACCGGGACAACAGTGGCGACGATCAACCGCGCGAGCACCAGCGCTACGGCGTGCGCGCTGGCATCAGTCGCTACGGCTGGGAGCTGGCCGATGCCGATCCGGCCAGCAACCAGGAGGCCTACGCGCGGTTCAATGCCGCCCCGCTCGCTGCCTCGGCAAGCGACGATTATCGCAACGAGCCGAACGCCTTCGGCTGGGTCGTCGAAATCGATCCGTTCGGTCCGTCCAGCGTCCCGATCAAGCGCACCCACCTTGGCCGCTTCGCCCACGAGGGCGTAGTGTTCCAGCCGGCAGTGGAAGGGCAGCCCGTCGTGCTCTACTCCGGTGACGACGCGCGCAACGAGTACATCTACAAGTTCGTCTCCGCCCAGCCATATCACCGCGCCACTGCCGGCGGCCATCTGCTCGATTCGGGGACGCTGTATGTGGCCAGGTTCCACGAGGACGGTACCGGCGAATGGCTGCCGCTGATCTGGGGTCAGGGTCTGTTGGTTCCTCAGCCGATCAACCAGGGCGAGGATCCGGACTGCACCTGTTTCCACAGCCAGGCCGATGTGCTGGTCAACACCCGCCTTGCCGCGGACCGGGTCGGTGCGACTCCGATGGATCGTCCGGAATGGGGGGCGGTGGATCCCAACAGCGGTGAGGTCTACTTTACGTTGACCAACAACACGAGCCGCAGCGAAGGCCAGACCGACTCGGCCAACCCCCGCGGCCCGAACCCCCACGGCCACATCATTCGCTGGCGCGAGGACGACAACAACCCCGCGGCCACTACCTTTACCTGGGATATCTTCGCGATGGCAGGGGATGCTTCGGGTGATCCGATTTCCGGTGGCGTGGATGGCGCGGGCAACCCGTTGACCGGAGACAACATCTTCAGCTCGCCCGATGGCCTCTGGATCGATCCGGACAGCCGTATCTGGATCCAGATGGACATGAGCGAGTCGGTCATGAACGTCAGCCCGGTCTATGCCATGATGGGCAATAACGGCATGCTGGCCGCGAACCCGTTCACCGGCGAGATCCGCCGCTTCCTGACCGGCAGCCTGGGCCAGGAAATCACCGGCGTGATTTCGACGTCGGATCAGCGCACCCTGTTCATCAACCAGCAGCATCCGGGTGCGACGGTCTCGGCCGCTGATTTCGCCAGCGGCGATATTGCGGGCAAGGGCAACTGGCCGCTCGGCGGCAATCACTACGGCCGTTCGGCCACGGTCGTGATCACGAAGGATGACGGTGGCGTGATCGGTACCTGA
- a CDS encoding tyrosine-type recombinase/integrase: MRRCRQSSPLAAVISSPAHWKLAVLPRVLTVEEVEQLLSSFRFAPRWPKRGYAMVRCALDLGLRSGEIACLKIDAIDWQAGMVTLRGTKSFRQDILPLPVETGQALADYLQHERPPSASSAIFVSPQAPRGGPCTANAVRKIIMRAYRRSGIPHSGSHALRHYLPFLTMSCEARAACRSAIPLVAPPRCRALTRHSWAGSTAC, encoded by the coding sequence GTGCGGCGATGCCGTCAGTCCAGTCCACTGGCCGCTGTCATTTCGTCACCCGCGCACTGGAAGCTCGCGGTTTTGCCGCGTGTGTTGACGGTGGAAGAGGTCGAGCAGCTCCTGAGCTCCTTCAGGTTTGCCCCACGGTGGCCGAAGCGCGGGTATGCCATGGTTCGCTGCGCGCTGGATTTGGGGTTGCGGTCTGGAGAGATCGCCTGCCTGAAGATCGACGCCATTGACTGGCAGGCTGGGATGGTAACACTGAGGGGCACGAAGTCGTTTCGGCAGGACATTCTTCCCCTGCCGGTCGAGACCGGGCAAGCGCTTGCGGACTATCTGCAGCACGAGCGTCCTCCGAGCGCGAGTTCGGCTATCTTTGTCAGCCCTCAAGCGCCACGCGGTGGGCCCTGTACGGCGAACGCGGTGCGGAAGATCATCATGCGAGCGTATCGGCGATCCGGGATCCCACATTCGGGGTCGCATGCACTTCGACACTATCTACCCTTCCTGACTATGTCTTGTGAAGCGCGCGCGGCCTGCCGTAGCGCGATTCCGTTGGTTGCGCCGCCCAGATGCCGCGCGCTCACCCGACATAGTTGGGCGGGGTCTACAGCCTGTTGA
- a CDS encoding sulfite exporter TauE/SafE family protein: MGVPPVAANATGTAALLPGYIASAWSYRDLMRAPVGLSLAAVLVLGTVGGAAGAALLLATSDAAFRGIIPWLLLFATLLFALGPALQRWLPRGSGAGGARARAGVVAVCAYGGYFNGGMGIVMLALFRLLGVDDLRIANGLKNLLSAVLTLIAVSVYAVGGIIDWAAVWPMALGATAGGLAGAGVGRRLPPPVLRNLIVAVGAITTLLFFLHG, from the coding sequence GTGGGTGTCCCGCCGGTTGCGGCGAACGCGACCGGAACGGCCGCGCTGCTGCCCGGCTACATCGCCAGCGCATGGAGTTACCGCGACCTGATGCGGGCGCCGGTGGGCCTGTCGCTGGCCGCGGTCCTCGTGCTCGGGACGGTCGGTGGGGCTGCCGGCGCGGCGCTGCTTCTGGCCACCAGCGACGCCGCGTTCCGGGGCATCATCCCATGGCTGCTGCTGTTCGCGACCCTGTTGTTTGCGCTCGGTCCCGCGCTGCAGCGGTGGCTGCCGCGGGGCAGCGGCGCGGGGGGTGCCCGCGCGCGGGCCGGAGTCGTGGCCGTATGCGCGTACGGCGGCTACTTCAACGGCGGCATGGGCATCGTGATGCTGGCGCTGTTCCGGCTGCTGGGCGTCGACGATCTGCGCATCGCCAACGGCCTCAAGAACCTGCTGTCGGCGGTGCTCACACTGATCGCGGTGTCGGTCTACGCGGTCGGCGGGATCATCGACTGGGCCGCGGTGTGGCCGATGGCGCTGGGCGCCACGGCGGGAGGGCTGGCCGGGGCAGGCGTCGGCCGCAGGCTGCCACCGCCGGTGCTGCGCAACCTGATCGTGGCCGTCGGTGCCATTACCACGCTGCTGTTCTTCCTTCACGGTTGA
- a CDS encoding TOTE conflict system archaeo-eukaryotic primase domain-containing protein, whose translation MADHGELAALQVENARLIALLEAHGIEWRLPWAPITAVREPESSKFSTAEKVALFRRLFRGRTDVYPIRWESKTSDKAGYAPACANEWRAGVCEKPRIKCGNCSNRLLIPLSDAVIYDHLAGEHTVGVYPLLEDDTCYFLAADFDEADWRDDARAFVQSCEELGVPTALEISRSGDGAHAWVFFASRVAARDARRLGTAIISHTCSRTRQLKLKSYDRLFPNQDTMPKGGFGNLIALPLQKQPRENGCSVFVDADLRPYANQWGFLAGIQLMAAHDIEPTILRATGGIHPLDVTFIDDEDLATPWKRGSSPKKLGGTMPTSLTVTLANLVYFEKAQLPQVLANRLVRLAAFQNPEFYKAQAMRISVWDKPRVIGCAENYPQHIALPRGCLDAALDLLRENSISCDLRDERFGGEAIAVSFLGTLRLDQEAAVSAMLQHDTGVLCAPIAFGKTVTAAAMVARRGVNTLVLVHRTELLKQWQARLQVFLGQGKGVVGTISGGKAKPAGKIDIAVMQSLSRQGEVNSLVENYGQVIVDECHHVGAVSFDAILKRTKAKYVLGLTATPIRRDGQQPIIFMQCGPIRYTAAQPLGAPHDLKVLPHSRCTRIELPATAGIQDVFRYLANDQARTDAIAIVIKEAFEQGRKVLVLTERTDHLAAIMAALACQIPEPFMLHGRMSKKQRAALIADLNALPPDAPRVLLATGKLVGEGFDHPPLDTLVLAMPVSWKGTLQQYAGRLHREHASKTDVRIIDVVDTGHPAVLRMWDKRQRGYRAMGYRIAAEAVVS comes from the coding sequence ATGGCGGATCACGGTGAATTGGCCGCATTGCAGGTCGAGAACGCCCGACTGATTGCGTTGCTGGAAGCCCACGGCATTGAATGGCGTTTGCCGTGGGCACCCATTACAGCGGTTCGAGAGCCAGAATCGTCCAAATTTTCCACCGCTGAAAAAGTCGCACTGTTCCGGCGCCTATTCCGTGGGCGCACGGACGTCTACCCCATCCGTTGGGAGAGCAAGACCAGCGACAAGGCCGGGTACGCGCCCGCCTGCGCGAATGAGTGGCGAGCTGGGGTCTGCGAAAAGCCACGCATCAAGTGCGGAAACTGCAGCAATCGTTTGTTGATCCCACTTTCCGATGCCGTAATCTACGACCATCTGGCCGGTGAGCACACGGTCGGCGTCTATCCACTGCTGGAAGACGACACCTGCTACTTCTTGGCGGCCGATTTTGACGAAGCCGATTGGCGCGATGATGCCCGCGCCTTCGTGCAGTCTTGCGAAGAACTGGGTGTGCCGACTGCGTTGGAGATTTCCAGATCAGGCGACGGTGCGCACGCGTGGGTGTTCTTCGCCAGTCGCGTCGCAGCACGCGATGCTCGGCGCTTGGGCACGGCCATCATCAGCCACACCTGCTCGCGCACCCGACAACTGAAGCTGAAGTCCTATGACCGGCTATTCCCGAATCAAGACACGATGCCCAAGGGCGGGTTCGGCAACCTGATCGCCCTGCCACTGCAGAAGCAACCTCGCGAAAACGGCTGCAGCGTATTCGTCGATGCCGATCTGCGCCCGTATGCCAATCAATGGGGCTTTCTGGCGGGCATCCAACTGATGGCGGCGCACGACATCGAACCCACGATCCTGCGGGCCACCGGTGGCATTCATCCATTGGACGTCACCTTCATCGACGATGAGGACTTGGCCACGCCGTGGAAGCGGGGTTCGTCTCCCAAGAAGCTGGGGGGCACTATGCCCACCTCGCTGACCGTGACGCTGGCCAATCTCGTCTACTTCGAAAAGGCCCAACTGCCGCAGGTACTGGCCAACCGCCTGGTCCGTCTGGCCGCCTTCCAGAACCCCGAGTTCTACAAGGCCCAGGCCATGCGGATATCGGTGTGGGATAAACCGCGCGTGATTGGCTGCGCGGAGAACTATCCGCAGCATATCGCCTTACCACGTGGCTGCCTCGACGCCGCATTAGACCTCCTGCGTGAGAACAGCATTTCCTGTGATCTCCGCGACGAGCGCTTTGGTGGTGAAGCCATTGCAGTGAGTTTCCTCGGAACCCTGCGACTCGATCAGGAGGCTGCCGTCTCGGCCATGCTGCAGCATGATACCGGCGTGCTGTGCGCTCCGATCGCCTTTGGCAAGACAGTCACCGCCGCCGCGATGGTCGCGCGCCGGGGCGTCAACACGCTGGTGCTGGTGCACCGCACCGAGCTGCTCAAGCAGTGGCAGGCGCGCCTGCAGGTTTTTCTAGGCCAGGGCAAGGGGGTGGTCGGTACCATCAGCGGCGGGAAGGCCAAACCCGCCGGCAAGATCGACATAGCCGTGATGCAGTCGCTATCCCGGCAGGGCGAGGTCAACTCCTTGGTTGAAAACTATGGCCAAGTCATTGTGGATGAGTGTCACCACGTTGGCGCCGTCTCCTTCGATGCCATCCTGAAGCGAACGAAGGCGAAGTATGTGCTCGGCCTTACCGCAACACCCATCCGCCGAGATGGGCAACAGCCGATCATCTTCATGCAATGTGGGCCGATTCGATACACCGCCGCCCAACCACTTGGAGCGCCTCACGACCTGAAGGTTCTTCCACACTCACGGTGCACCCGGATCGAACTGCCGGCCACGGCCGGTATTCAGGACGTGTTCCGGTATCTTGCTAACGATCAGGCGCGGACTGATGCCATTGCAATTGTAATCAAAGAAGCGTTTGAGCAGGGTCGTAAGGTGTTGGTGTTAACCGAGCGCACCGACCACCTAGCCGCAATTATGGCTGCTTTGGCGTGTCAAATCCCTGAACCGTTCATGCTGCACGGCCGGATGTCAAAGAAACAGCGGGCCGCCCTCATCGCCGATCTGAACGCACTGCCTCCCGATGCACCGCGCGTCCTTTTGGCTACCGGAAAACTGGTCGGGGAGGGATTTGACCACCCACCGCTCGATACACTGGTGCTGGCCATGCCAGTTTCCTGGAAGGGTACGTTGCAGCAATACGCTGGGCGCCTCCACCGGGAGCACGCCAGCAAGACGGACGTGCGGATTATCGACGTCGTGGATACCGGCCACCCGGCGGTGCTGCGGATGTGGGACAAGCGCCAGCGGGGGTACCGGGCAATGGGTTACCGAATTGCTGCGGAGGCCGTTGTGTCATGA
- a CDS encoding porin, with amino-acid sequence MNRKKILIGMLAAGLTVPTIVAADWTIYGRANVSVDFLDDGNDFSEIDVVSRSSRLGFKGEREWSDQFVGIFQIEQQIDFDSSEGETFTTRDTFVGFKGSDWGMLRVGRFDTPFKRARGPVNFFGDQVGDLRNITRTRQHGRFDERFRNSLHYRTPSLGGLRWDVQYSTDRGQQDTRADADDGFSTALTFRQGGFTGALAYEQQRNDASDNVDAVRLVLAYKVSPTFEIGALYQNTEADGRDEADAFGLAAQFQFAPDWYIRGHVFHLDSDAQDSDATLYAFGLERRIDRDLRIQLNLGVMNNDDNSALNPWMQGGGPSQGNPIGETATALQLGIRYDF; translated from the coding sequence ATGAATCGCAAGAAGATCCTTATTGGCATGTTGGCCGCGGGCTTGACTGTCCCCACTATCGTTGCCGCTGACTGGACGATCTATGGTCGTGCAAACGTGTCGGTCGATTTCCTGGACGATGGCAACGATTTCAGCGAAATCGACGTTGTGAGCCGTTCCAGCCGCCTGGGCTTCAAGGGTGAGCGTGAATGGAGCGATCAGTTCGTGGGGATCTTTCAGATCGAGCAGCAAATCGATTTCGACTCCAGTGAGGGCGAGACCTTCACGACCCGGGACACCTTCGTGGGCTTCAAGGGCTCGGACTGGGGCATGCTACGCGTTGGCCGCTTCGATACCCCATTCAAGCGCGCCCGTGGCCCGGTGAATTTCTTCGGGGACCAGGTCGGGGACCTTCGTAACATTACGCGTACGCGCCAGCATGGACGCTTCGATGAGCGCTTCCGCAACAGTCTCCACTACCGGACCCCCAGCCTCGGCGGTCTGAGATGGGATGTGCAATATTCCACTGACCGTGGCCAACAGGACACGCGTGCCGATGCGGATGACGGATTCAGCACGGCCCTTACCTTTAGGCAAGGTGGCTTCACGGGCGCGCTTGCGTATGAGCAACAACGCAATGACGCTAGTGATAACGTCGACGCGGTGCGCTTGGTGCTGGCGTATAAGGTCTCACCGACCTTCGAAATCGGCGCGCTGTATCAGAACACCGAAGCCGACGGTCGTGACGAGGCAGATGCCTTTGGTCTGGCGGCGCAATTCCAGTTCGCTCCGGACTGGTACATCCGTGGGCATGTCTTTCATCTGGACTCCGATGCACAGGATTCCGATGCAACGCTGTACGCTTTTGGACTTGAACGTCGCATAGACAGGGATCTGCGGATCCAGCTCAATCTGGGTGTGATGAACAACGATGACAACTCGGCGTTGAACCCCTGGATGCAGGGCGGCGGTCCGAGCCAAGGAAATCCCATTGGCGAGACTGCGACCGCATTGCAGCTGGGTATCCGCTACGACTTCTAG
- a CDS encoding TRAP transporter large permease subunit — translation MQATLYVVYLLVLAWLSSADVPAIDAAERAQMSREQLWKDLFTAVLPPGILVAAVLGSIIAGIAAPTEAAAVGAVGAIVVAMIMRRLSWPVFSDAVLSTVRITAMVFFVLSASQVFALAFRGLDGEFLIEAMFDWVPGGAYGTLLFMLLLIFLLGFFLEWIQITYIAVPLFLPFLAGYPEFSMVWIAILIAMNLQTSFLTPPFGWSLIFMKGVAPPGIRTTEIYRGAIPFVIIQLAALALLIVFPGIALWLPDAIGW, via the coding sequence ATGCAGGCCACGCTGTACGTTGTCTACCTGCTGGTGCTCGCCTGGCTTTCCAGCGCCGACGTGCCCGCGATCGACGCGGCCGAAAGGGCGCAGATGAGCCGCGAGCAACTCTGGAAGGATCTGTTTACCGCGGTGCTTCCCCCCGGGATCCTGGTTGCCGCGGTGCTCGGGTCGATCATCGCGGGCATCGCCGCACCGACCGAGGCGGCGGCAGTCGGCGCGGTCGGGGCCATCGTGGTGGCGATGATCATGCGCCGGCTGAGCTGGCCGGTGTTCAGCGACGCGGTGCTGTCGACCGTGCGCATCACCGCGATGGTGTTTTTCGTGCTGAGCGCCTCGCAGGTGTTCGCACTGGCGTTCCGCGGCCTCGACGGCGAGTTCCTGATCGAGGCAATGTTCGACTGGGTGCCGGGCGGAGCCTACGGCACGCTGCTGTTCATGCTGCTGTTGATCTTCCTGCTCGGCTTCTTTCTCGAGTGGATCCAGATCACCTACATCGCAGTGCCGCTGTTCCTCCCCTTTCTGGCCGGCTACCCCGAATTCTCGATGGTCTGGATCGCGATCCTGATCGCCATGAACCTGCAGACGTCGTTCCTCACCCCACCCTTCGGCTGGTCGCTGATCTTCATGAAGGGGGTTGCACCCCCGGGCATCCGGACCACCGAGATCTACCGCGGCGCAATCCCGTTCGTGATCATCCAGCTGGCCGCATTGGCGCTGCTGATCGTGTTTCCCGGCATCGCGCTCTGGCTGCCTGACGCGATCGGCTGGTAG
- the ltrA gene encoding group II intron reverse transcriptase/maturase, which produces MNAIGFIEGPLDAPLPWNRINWDTVRRNVSRLQARIVKAVRAGRWHRVRSLQRLLRRSLGAKLLAVRRVTSNQGKNTAGIDGIVLKTPAQKWQQAQALHHPDYRPLPVRRIYIPKKNGKKRALGIPAQSDRAEQALDLLALDPVSETLADSCSYGFRKERTPKDAMQRCFLSLAKRSSAEWILEGDIRACFDAFDHDWLIEHTPTDQGRLRAWLKSGFMEQRRIFPTERGTAQGGIISPTVANMVLDGLEGRIRARFKRRGKVNLIRFADDFVITGESRAILENDVTPLVTEFLHERGLVLAPEKTRIVHIDDGFDFLGFRFRKYGGKLLIKPSRASISHIHGKVKTILQTGQQWPQSEIIRTLNPVLRGWGNYYRNVASKAVLLGLDQRIWRLTWNWARRRHPQKNHEWIRKRYFPRQGSRRWIFNDGCHTLVSLGYIPIRRHVLVRSGTNPYDPQDADYFRQRRAANRAYPSHDGLANVR; this is translated from the coding sequence ATGAACGCCATCGGCTTCATTGAAGGCCCTCTGGACGCCCCGCTACCGTGGAACCGGATCAACTGGGACACGGTACGTCGGAACGTCAGCCGATTACAAGCCCGTATCGTGAAGGCGGTGCGCGCAGGCCGGTGGCACCGGGTTCGGTCGCTACAGCGCCTGCTTCGGAGGTCGCTCGGGGCCAAGTTATTGGCCGTTCGGCGGGTGACCTCCAATCAAGGGAAGAATACGGCTGGGATCGACGGCATCGTCCTGAAAACTCCAGCTCAGAAGTGGCAGCAAGCCCAAGCGTTACACCATCCAGACTATCGGCCCCTGCCCGTCAGACGGATCTACATCCCCAAGAAGAATGGAAAGAAAAGAGCCCTCGGTATCCCGGCGCAATCGGACCGGGCCGAACAGGCTCTCGATCTGCTGGCACTGGACCCGGTGTCGGAAACCCTCGCGGATTCGTGCTCTTACGGCTTCCGGAAAGAACGAACCCCAAAGGACGCGATGCAGCGATGCTTCCTGTCACTGGCGAAACGTTCCAGCGCGGAATGGATTCTGGAAGGGGACATCCGGGCGTGCTTCGATGCCTTCGATCACGACTGGCTCATCGAGCACACCCCAACCGATCAAGGACGACTCCGGGCATGGCTGAAATCCGGGTTCATGGAGCAGAGACGCATCTTCCCCACGGAACGGGGCACGGCCCAAGGGGGCATCATTTCCCCGACGGTCGCGAACATGGTTCTGGACGGATTGGAAGGCCGCATCCGCGCCCGCTTCAAGCGGCGCGGCAAGGTCAACCTGATCCGGTTCGCGGATGACTTCGTGATCACCGGCGAAAGCCGGGCGATCCTCGAAAACGATGTCACGCCATTGGTCACGGAATTTCTGCACGAACGCGGACTGGTCCTCGCTCCGGAAAAGACCCGCATCGTCCATATCGACGACGGGTTCGACTTCCTCGGGTTCCGCTTCCGCAAGTACGGTGGAAAGCTTCTGATCAAGCCGTCACGTGCCAGCATCAGCCACATTCACGGGAAAGTGAAGACGATCCTCCAAACCGGCCAGCAATGGCCGCAGTCGGAGATCATCCGAACCCTCAACCCCGTTCTCCGGGGGTGGGGAAACTATTACCGGAACGTGGCCAGCAAAGCGGTCCTTCTGGGACTCGACCAACGCATCTGGCGCCTGACCTGGAACTGGGCGCGTCGCCGGCATCCACAGAAGAACCACGAGTGGATCCGGAAACGATACTTCCCCCGCCAAGGCTCGCGGCGGTGGATCTTCAACGACGGCTGTCACACTCTGGTCTCGCTCGGCTACATCCCCATTCGGCGGCATGTGCTCGTGCGTTCCGGAACCAACCCGTACGATCCGCAGGACGCGGATTATTTCCGGCAACGGCGCGCGGCAAACCGCGCGTATCCGAGCCACGATGGGTTGGCCAATGTCCGGTGA
- a CDS encoding DUF5615 family PIN-like protein — MRFLVDAQLPPALARWLSAQGCPADHVADLGMAESPDRVIWEWAAQESVTIVTKDEDFAIWRITSSAGTPRVVWLRMGNTRRSELLARMEILLPRVLAALEGGETLIEIR; from the coding sequence ATGCGCTTTCTGGTGGACGCGCAACTGCCGCCGGCCCTTGCTCGGTGGCTGAGCGCCCAGGGCTGTCCAGCCGACCACGTCGCCGACCTCGGGATGGCAGAATCCCCGGATCGAGTGATTTGGGAGTGGGCAGCACAAGAGAGTGTGACGATTGTCACCAAGGATGAAGACTTCGCCATCTGGCGAATCACCTCCAGTGCCGGGACGCCACGGGTCGTGTGGCTCAGAATGGGCAACACTCGCCGGTCGGAATTGCTGGCGCGCATGGAAATTCTATTGCCTCGGGTTTTGGCCGCCCTGGAGGGCGGCGAGACGCTGATCGAAATTCGTTGA